A window of Hordeum vulgare subsp. vulgare chromosome 5H, MorexV3_pseudomolecules_assembly, whole genome shotgun sequence genomic DNA:
ctatgttctgagattgatgttgctactactttgccatgcttaatgcttgtcactagggcccgagtgccatgatttcagatctgaacctattatgttgtcgccaatatatgtgtgttttagatcctatcttgcaagttgtagtcacctactatgtgttatgacccggcaaccccggagtgacaatagccggaaccactcccggagatgaccatagtatgaggagttcatgtattcaccgcgtgttaatgcgttggtccggttctttattaaaaggagaaccttaatatcccgtagtttccattaggaccccgctgccacgggaggggtggacaatagatgtcatgcaagttcttttccctaagcatgtatgactacatacggaatacatgcctacattagattgacgaacgggagctagttacatatctctgcgtgttatagctgttacatgatgaatcacatccgttatactcatccatcaccgatccactgcctacgagtcttttactactggtccttgctacgttactttgctgctactgatgttactctgttgctgctgtcactactgttgttccttgctaccactgttgctactgttgttacttgctactttgttgttacctgctgcaagacttttccGACACCATGCCAGGgaggaatagttccccgtccacgtgctattcaCTGGcgacattgatacaacagttaggaatagtttgccgtcaacagatctttttctgacaccattgttatcatactacttcgctactaatactttgcttgcagacactaatcttttaggtgtggttgaatcagacaaactcatctgctaatacttgagaatattctttcgcttccccttgtgtcgaatcaataaatttgggttgaatactctaccctcaaaaactgttgcgatcccctacacttgtgggttatcaattacTCTGACTCAGGTTGGGTCGGAGACTGTGTCggaaggaagtcaacctctggaggatgtcaattccttggtcactctttggtaagttggtcttcgaagaaacaaaattgtgtgtcactttcttctaccgaggctgagtatgtagctgtcgcaagttgttgtgctcaattattatggatgaggcgAACTTTAAAGGATAACAGTGTCACTTGTgagaaagtgcctcttctatgtgacaatgagagtgccatcaagatatctctcaatccggtgcaacataacaAGACCAACCATATTgttattcgtcatcatttcattcgagatcatatcaagcaaggagatattgaggtcctcttcatcaacagtcaaaagcaacttgcagatattttcactaaacctCTAGACGAAGCAAGGTTTCGAGAGTTAAGGCATGATCTAAACATcaatgattcaagtaatgtggattgaaagtaGGCACATCACACCTCACTCGTCATTATAtttggctctaggtgtaggcatggacatagggggagtgttgttctctcaatgaaccttccctccccccattaagcATAAAGTGATCaaatctttcacattagccattgttgatggcacttgtgcttcaaagacgagttgtggtcatgaacccaaggataattcttcgcggagtCATACCATTtttctcaaacattggtggctccggccaccgccctctcttcgTCACAAGTTGCGGTTATGTGTTCAAGTGTGTGCATGTCTTCTTTATCTTCACCTGGTTTTTTCCCTCTGTTGTTTCTCTTCCCCTAGCAAAGTTCATAGTGTTTGCATACAAGGAGGGCAAAGTTTCCAGGTGTTTTTGTCAATGGGGGCACGATACTACCGCTCCCAGAACGATAGTAAATTTTTACTGTCGctggacgagcggtactaccgctcagttagcggtagtaattttttttaCTACCACTAGCAAAGTGGTACTACCCCAagctttcccggggcatccccaagcttaggctttttggtgtcctcttgggatgccttaggcatccccaagcttgagctcttttcactctttatcccattgttcatgagaacatcacccaaaacttgaaaaacttcacaaaacaaaacttaaacagaaactcgtgatatcattagtacaagaaaacaaactaccaactctttaggtactgtagcaaacttgaattatatttatattggtgttatattactgtattctcactttaccatggctagtacccccgacactatccatagtttcatcaaaataagcaatcaacacaacaaaaacagaatctgtaaaaaacaaaccactctgtagcaatctgtatacttctggtatcttaaaaattctaaaaaattatgaaaatttgggcaattggcatatcaaccagcagcaaaaagaatcaactcaaaagctctttctggataggaatgaaaaataatttcgtgagcgcagagtttctgtctttttcagcaagatcaaacaatcatcaccaaaattagtcataaaggttttacttggctcaaacacaaaaagaaacacaaaaaacacaatcagaacagaattatgatggtgtggacacaacaaaacagaaaacaaaaaacaaagataaattcattgcgcTGCCTCTCAACAAAcggtattgtttaacgcccttagttaggcataaggcgatagaatcacgtattgccgtctttggtgctcaaactataagtaaccctcatcatggattcataaggcaaccttattttctttataggaataTGTTCCATGTCCTTTTTTAATGAAAATTAAAATCTAATATCGCTGTGTTTTTCTCGTGAAGGAGGGGGGAATGAGCTTCTACATCCACTGATTCGACACCGTCCTCATGGCCCGAAAGATGTTCACCCTTTGTGTCGTGCGCTCAGAAAAACATGGGCGTGTTCGTTCCAGCCATTCATCATTTGGCCCCGACCCCCACTCGACTACATGTGGATGTGTTTATATGTCTTTGCATTGTTATTGGTTGAGGGCATGAGTGGTAAATGACAGCGTTAACTGAAATTCCATTAGCTAATGGGATAGATCCATTCCATGATGAGCACATGTATGGCTGAACTGATGGCACACCCCTGCCAAGAGCACCTCATCCATTCCTGCACAGAGCTGCTGTGTATTCGGTGTACAGGCAACATGATCAGTTGCCGCAAATTTATAATCCGTCTGTTTGGATGCTCAACATCCCCTGTGAAATGGGCTTGCGAGTTTGCATACAGCATGGCCGCTCACTCAGTCCCACGATGAATCGAGACCACGCGTGCAGAGCCGCCGGGCAATGGCAGTACACGTCTCCTCGGTAGTCTCTGGCTCGTCGTTTGCATTTTCGAACTTGGCGAGTAGACTGGGTCTTGCGACCTCATTTTAAATGGAGAATGTCCCTGTTAAGTACCATTAATTTCCAGCATTTTTATTTATACACCAGTCAAAAGGAGGTGTGCAATTGTTATCCGAATTTGCTAGGCTTTGGGTTCAACCTaccaaggccctgtttggaaccataataaatTATAATAATCTGAAttgtgaagatagattatataatcgggtttataaaaataatctagatgAACATGTTTGAAGACCAAATTATACAAACTGTaattcaggttttacattgcataatgacctttctgccttttttaaaaaaaagttaaaagaggagggtggcggtagtagaatgtaattatctccaactttacaagggtaatgggtcattagcaatccataatctgattttagctggtgtggagtagattatgagtttttaataatctatcaatttagtttttataatctacaccataagctgtcctgtttggagacgtaatagattatataatctgggtggttccaaacagggcccaaGTCTAATATGATCCGATATCACGATGATCCATCGCCCGGGAGAAATGAAATATGAGATTTTTCATCTTCTTGACAATTAATCTCTGGCTTAATCGTTCTAATTTTAATTGATTGCGGTTTTTAAAATGGATAGAAGGACAATTAATGTTCCATGGTGTAAGTCATGGGAGCGCCTATATGCATGCGCCTGAAAATAAATTCTGCATCACTCACTTTCATTCATGACCCCTAGATATTCATCCGATGGCCGGAAACAAACCATGTATTGTTCATCTTCAGCCTCCCCTTTTTCTTCCTCACACGGCCGCCGGTATACCTAACCCTAACcatttgcctcctcctccccgggccgACGGGCGTTGTCGCATACTGCCTCGTCCTCCCCTCTGGCCTTCCTCCATCACCGTGTTGGCTGACACTCTCGACCATCCCTCTAAGCTCTCCCACTCAGCCCTCCCGACGAACAACTCTGGCGACCCCTCTCCCGCACTACCAAGTTTCAGACTTGCTACCGCCGACTCCTGTTCGTATGCGGCCATGGCCTCGCCGTGGGCGGCACTCCTCACGCCGTCCCAGCTTTGACCTCGCGTGAAGCAAAAGTGACTGGCGCGTGAACAAATTCCAAGCGATTGGCATTAATTTAGCAAACACAATAGGCTATTGCCTTTTGGGCACAATAAATCAGCATAGACCCTATTGATCTTAAAATGGAATGTTGTGTAATGTGCACATGTAGATGGATGTGTTAGCTTCCCTTGACATTGTTGGACGAAGTTAAAAAGGGATAGTAATCAATATATGCTCTCTAGGCCACGAGTCAGTTGTCGACCGAACCCCTCATTAGAGCCCGAGCGGACGATCTACAAAACCTAAAGGAGTGTAAGGTCGTAATTTTAAGAAAAATAGTTGCTCCGATCACAAGCGATGGATGAAGTTAAAATGAGGTGGCAATCAATGCATGCTCTTTCGAGCATGAGTCGACATGGCTAGTCCAACACATGCATTAATATCACTACAAAGCTTGTAGTTTCCAGTTTGGCGCCAGAGGACGGtgggggagaggggaggggctctATTGTTATCGAATCCTAAGATTCTAGAAGGTTCCCTCAACTCGTTCTTTTTTCTACAAACCATGTAATGATCAGCTCACCGTCATCCCCTCCTATCCATGTGCCTTCCAAGCGGGTAGCGGTATCCGAACATAAGATGTAACACACATTGTTGATCATGGTCTAGGAGGGGAGTATCAACCAAAGTTTCTCCAATCTCAACTTTTAGCCGGTCCATTCTCACCACTGATGTTCTTGAAGAATGAGTCGTGCACCAATCTTGCGTGTGTCGTGTGACGATGTACCGTCGTGACGGTGCACACATCGATCACGCATGAGGCGACACCATACATTGCGCAAGGGGCATGCTATGGTGGGAGCAGGGGTGTACCTACGTTGAGGTGAATGGGGGCCTAGGCCCCCACTCAAAAATTGAAACCGCAACAATATTTGCGTGTGGTTTTTGAAAAGTATGCTTAAATTTGTTGATTTTTTAAAGAACATGCCCCCACTTAAAATACTTTCTAGGTACGCCTCACCGAAAAAACCGCAACAATTTTTTAAAGACATACGTTGTGTGGTTTTGCCGTGGTAAGAACAAAAAGGCACATGCCTCACTGAATTTTGTGCGAACACATGAAATGAGACATTCTTATTGCACCGTTGATGTTCTTGGAAAGCGAGATGATCGAGTACCCCGGGTATATATGATCCTACATACTCCGAGGACGACATGCCAATCAAGATCACAAGCAGCGCCGGGCACTTTTGCTCCCAGCCGCTTGATCGCCGGCGGCGTACGTAGTTCTGGAAAACAAAACAGAGCTGGATGGAACACAGGCGTACTTCGCCGGAGCAAAAATCGTCTTGGTCACAGAGGAGTTCAACGAGCACTTCGTTCAACTGCGCCATCATCACCTTGCATTTGCTATATCGGTTATCCTGTCGAAGAACACCCCAAATCCGGGCAAATCACCAACGCCAGTAGTACAGATAGCAAGATGTCTAGCCAGATTAGGCTCCGTGACAATTCGATTTGATTTTTGAGATGCTAAAACGAGATAAGAAAGATGGGGTGGTCTAGTCTAGCTATTAGAAGTGGAGTGTGATGTGGACCGTGGAATTGTCTGCCATGACATGGGTTCACCGGTGCATCAAACCAAGTGAACGAACTTGTACGCTTGTCTTCGCATGATTCAATCGATTGCATCATGGTTAGAACTCCTAGATGATTAAGTGTCTGAGTTAAACCCAAACCCATGAGCTGATGAGATCAATCCATGGCGACACAGATGAATGGCCGAGCTGATGGTTGCGACACCTGCACCGCAGCCCTGCCAAGAACACACTCGTCCATCCTCTTCTTCCGTGTATTGGCGCAATATGCCGTACGATTTCCTGCTGTTAATCGTTCTTGACCCTCGTATGGTGCTGCAGATTGTGATACATCTATTTGAATGCTTAAGATCAAGATGAAACGAGTTCTTGAGTTTGCACATGCTACGCCGGTTCACCATGAGCCGAGACCATGCAGCTGTTTGGTGGTGCCACTCAGTTTCAACCAAACAAATTTGCCTTTTGCTGATCTTCTCCATAATCCTTGGCTCGTCATTTGTATTTTCAAACTTCGATACTTTTTGAATTCCATGTGTTGGAATGTCGAACTGACCAGCTTGATCGATCATCATGTTCGGCTTGAGAGCACCACACCCAGCCCAACGTTGACCTCTTCCTGGACATGTCTCCTGTTGGTACGAACAGTATCGAAAACTTTCAAAATTTCCAATGCAGCTCGTCGTTCCATCAAATACTAGATGCAGATTTGCATTGTACATCGAGAGATCATACGAAATCATCAAGAATTTTGGTCTCAGAGGTAGAACAAGCCAGCTTGCATCACCTGGTGGACTCTCCCCACCCACAAGAACAACCACCGATCACTCCAATGCAAATTAATCCCAACTCGAATGTGGCAACCCAAATGCGGCAGCTGGAACGGCTTCCCCATGTCCGCAGCTGCCGGAGGACGTCGGTTCTCCGGCGAGCCGGCCGGCCACCGCGCCGGAAAACGGTGCAAAGCAGGGCCGAACTCACACACCACCAGCAAAGGGTGCCACAAGCTGTGCAACTTGTGTCGCGTTCCGTCGCCTCGCAGCCCATCCAAATGACGTCGGATCGACACGTTTCCGGTACCAACAGATTGATACGTTAACCAGCTACATATCCATGCCGTAAAATACCATTTTTCCCCGGAGTACCCCGGTCCGCCGGCCGATAATCTCCGGCGAACTCACACAAAGGCACCATCCAGACCAGTCCCTGATCACCGGGTCATTTCTCCCGGAATACTCAACCAAATCACACAAACTCGATACAGTTGCAAAGCTATGGTCCTTACCTACACGATGCAAAAAACTACATTCGAATTTGTGGATCCGATCGAGCGATATTTGATCGGAAATCGAGAGGAGAAGCACACTCTGGAGGTCCGGAGGCTGGTTCCTGAGCCGGGGAGGGccaaccagggggggggggggaagcaaTCCGCGGCACCCGATGGGGCGCGTGGACGGCCGTCGGATGGAAACGGATCGGACGGGCCAGGTTTGATGACGGCCGCTTAGGGGGGCGATCCGTGGGTATGCCCCCTTGACCAATCAGCGCGCGGCATTCGGCCTCCCCCGTCTTCCCGACGTCTCCCACTATTTAACCACCGCTTGCTCCGCCACGACCTCCTCACCCACCACCGCGCCTCAGCTCACGCATCTCTCTCAGCTCCGGCAAGCAACCACCAGCGCTCACCTCTTCCCTCGCTTCCCCGCTGCAATGTCGACCGACGTGGCTGCCGACGTTCCGGCCCCTGAGGTGGAGGTGGCCGCCGACCCCGTCGTGGAGACCACGGCTGAGGCCGCCGCCGGCGACGCGAAGCCGGCCAAGGAGACCAAGGTCAAGGCTGCCAAGGCCAAGAAGCCGTCCGCTCCTAGGAAGCCCCGCGCCACCCCCGCGCACCCCACCTACGCCGAGGTAAACCCAGAGTCCTTCGCTGAATCTCGCTCCATTCTCGCTCGAATTGCTGTCTGTTCCTTCTTGCCTTGTATCTCACTCGTCTCGCTCGTGCTTGTGTCTGCGCAGATGGTGTCGGAGGCGATCACCGCGCTCAAGGAGAGGGGCGGGTCGAGCACCATCGCCATCGCCAAGTTCGTCGAGGACAAGCACAAGGCGCACCTCCCGGCCAACTTCCGCAAGATGCTGTCGGTGCAGCTCAAGAAGCTGGTCGCTTCTGGCAAGCTGACCAAGGTCAAGGCCTCCTACAAGCTGTCGGCCGCCCCGGCCAAGCGCAAGCCGGCGGCCAAGAAGAAGCCCACCGCcaagaagcccaaggccaaggcgCCAGCGAAGAAGGCCGCCGCCAAGTCACCCGCGAAGAAGGCCGCCGCCAAACCCAAGGCCAAGGCCCCAGCCAAGACCAAGGCCGCCGCGAAGCCGAAGGCAGCCGCCAAGCCCAAGGCCAAGGCCCCTGCCAAGACCAAGGCCGCAGCCAAGCCGAAGGGCCGCCCCGCCAAGGCGGCCAAGACCTCCGCCAAGGACGCGCCAGGGAAGAAggcgccggccgccgccgccgcccccaagaAGCCGGCAGCCAGGAAGCCGCCCACCAAGAGATCCGCACCGGTGAAGAAGTCCGCGCCCGCCAAGAAGGCGGCGCCGGCGAAGAAGGCCCCCGCCAAGAAGGCCAAGAAGTAGGCTCCCGCGTGAGAGATCCTAGGGCTTGCCGGCTTGGCGATAGATTTCCAGTAGCTGCTTCTCCTGTTCTGTGCTGTTAGTCGAGATGTCCGGGCTGTGTCGTTGTTGCTAGGCTGTAAATTTGAAATCTGGGTTGGGGCGCGCTGGTGATCCGGTGCACCCCTTGGTGTGTGTGTCTCTGTAGCGGTGACGACGATCGCGTTGTACTAGTAAGATTATGTATTTGTGTAACTGATTTTGGGTAGTTGAATCTTCATTTGAGAACCATCCATTTCAAATCTGTCAAATCTACATGGATCTACCACTCTGTTTTCCAAGTTGGTTCGCGTACGTACTGCAATTCTTGGCACTGTCTGTCTGAGATATACGAGTAGGTATGATGTCGAAATTGAGATCTGAAATAGATGGAGTTCGTCTGGTTCTGGCTTTGTATTTGATGGGAAATGCCAAGCAAAATCTCTGACTGATGTTGATTCAGTCCAACGTCTAGTAGGTGGCTTTATGAGCTGTAAATAAGAAGAAAAGGCTGTTGCGTAGGTTACCAATAAATTGAGATATGTTGATTTTAGACGTAGTGCGTTGTTGATTCTGCAGCAACTGCATCTGCGTTAATGGCCGCCCTGATTTTCCCCGCAGAGGGAGGTTAGGAAAGGACGGAGGCGGGCTTGAAAAGCTGGAGATCGACGATGTTTTCAGCTATGGCGGGAGCGTTTGCGGAAGGCGGCCTCTGCCTTTGTATAATGGTCCAGAAGTACAGAAGATTCGCAAATAACCGTTGGCTCAGAAGTACAGAAGGAGTAATAAGTAACTTGGCAGGTTGGCAGGGCGTTCTGGGTGATGCCTGCAGACTGCACTGTTTCCGTTTTCGAGCTTCAACTCACCAACTGATACGGCCCTGGATTCACTAGCACGATCTATTGGATGCAAATCGCTACATTACATGGATTTAGTAGCTAGGTTCTTTGGCAGCGAGAAGGGGTAAGGGGATCGAGAGCCGAGGGATGGGAGAGGAGGATACATGCCTGATTGGATGGATAAATGGACAGTGATATTTCTAGATCCTAGTCTATTATGATTCAAGGGTGATTTCTGCTTCTGCAGATGACCTCAGTGTTAGGGATGATGAGAAGGATTTGAGGAATATTCCTCGGGAGTTTAATAAAGATATTAGTCAGAAATATTTTGATTTGAATATGGACGGTGCTCGTGTACCGAAGAAGGACAGTGTGACTGGTGAACCTGCTTCTGCGGGAACAGTATACAGAGATGCAGATAAGGTGTGGCCCTCTTTGGGTCGTCAGGTTGCTGGTAAGCCGTTGATATGTGGACCAGCGATGAAAAGGAAAACAGAAAAGAGAAAGACGCTTTCGTGCCCATATAACAGAAATGAAGAGGAGGTGGATAACTTTTATGGTCAGCTGTGGGTTATCCCCTCCACCAGCCGCCACCGGACAGATCGTGGccatccccctccctctcctcccccaaAACCTAGATCGGCTTTGGGCACCCATCTGTTCTGGGTCAGGAAGGACTTATTCCAATCTCGGTGCTTCTCAGTAGAAGATTGCTTCCCCATACTTCGCCGTGGAAGATTCGATCCTATTCCTACCAAGTTCAAGATCTGATGTGAGGGAAGTGGTGATGGTGGCGAATCCTTTGCGGCTGTGGTGAAGAAACCCATGGATCCCCGAGCTCAACAACGCCCTAAGAGGCAGCCGACTAAGAAAGGAGGTCAGggcgctcctccaccaccccatgCTGGCCATGTGGCTGTGGTAGCACCAGCAGCACCTAAGGCCAATGCACGCAATGCTGCTAAGGGAGTCCCGACCAACAATATCCAAGCTGCAGTGCCTGTACCTCCTCCAGCCCCTGTTGTGCAACCTTTAGACCCAAGGTACAAAGACATGATCTGTTTTAATTGCAGTTGGCCTCGCCACTATGTGGGGAATTGTGTGGAAGCCAAAAAGTGTTTCATATGTTCTTGTAATCATAATGTGAACAATTGTGTAGCTTGGGCAAGACTGCAACCTACTGCTGaatactttggaagtactacagtAGGCCTGGGTTTCTACAACATTGACATACTTGTATCTTCTGAATCCAATTGGCTAAATTTCAGAAATTGTGCAATTCTCAAAGTCTTGAAGGGAGAAGTTTCTGCTTCTGATTTGATTATTCAGCTTAATGGCATTTTCTGCAAAGGTAAAGAGTGGCCATGGCAGATTAGGGAGTTGGAAGAGAAGAAGTTTGTGCTCAGATCCCCTTCATGGAAAAAAGTAGAAGATCTGATTGAGTTTCCAGCTTTTGACCTACCAACTGATGGAGTTTCTGTGAAGATTTGTGAGTGGGCTGGAATGCTTGAACCTTATGGAGAACTAACTGAAGCTTGGATCCAAGTAGAAGGTATCCATCCTAAGTGGTGTGCCTGGAAGGTGTTTGCCCAAGTTGCTTcttgttttggaatattagaggtAGATTGGAATGGAAACTTCAAGAGTTTCTATGAGAAAAATCAGAATTAAAGT
This region includes:
- the LOC123452741 gene encoding histone H1-like gives rise to the protein MSTDVAADVPAPEVEVAADPVVETTAEAAAGDAKPAKETKVKAAKAKKPSAPRKPRATPAHPTYAEMVSEAITALKERGGSSTIAIAKFVEDKHKAHLPANFRKMLSVQLKKLVASGKLTKVKASYKLSAAPAKRKPAAKKKPTAKKPKAKAPAKKAAAKSPAKKAAAKPKAKAPAKTKAAAKPKAAAKPKAKAPAKTKAAAKPKGRPAKAAKTSAKDAPGKKAPAAAAAPKKPAARKPPTKRSAPVKKSAPAKKAAPAKKAPAKKAKK